The following proteins are co-located in the Apium graveolens cultivar Ventura chromosome 5, ASM990537v1, whole genome shotgun sequence genome:
- the LOC141660855 gene encoding uncharacterized protein LOC141660855 yields MGMNVKKIHACPNDCVLFRNEHEDLDICPKCGASRYKRHGNIYFKEDKKRPPAKVIWYLPIMQRFRCLFVNKKDAKLLRWHVEGRKSDGMLRHPGDSPQWRTIDGNFPEFTVEPRNLRLGLCANGMNPYRTMSSNYSTWPVLLTVYNLPPWLYMKRKYIMLTLLISGPKEAGNNIDVYLQPLIKDLKLLWDEGVTVYDAYSQSDFTLRAMIFYTISDFPTYGNLSWYTTKGAKACTICEEGTIDQNLKYCKKNVYMGHRAFLHSNYPYRRRDLFFGIFHIGNTYRSGTVLILCILKKNVYESIIGTLLNIPRKTKDGIKANLDMEEMGIRKELAPQITGKRLYLPSACYTLSKKVKISFCECLSGVKFPSGYSSNIKRLVLMQDLKLMGLKSHDCHVLMQHLLPIAIQGILPKYVRLVITK; encoded by the coding sequence ATGGGTATGAATGTAAAAAAGATACATGCTTGTCCAAATGATTGTGTGTTATTCCGAAATGAGCATGAAGATTTAGACATATGTCCTAAGTGTGGTGCATCTCGATACAAGCGACATGGTAATATTTATTTTAAAGAGGATAAGAAAAGGCCTCCTGCCAAAGTAATATGGTATTTACCTATAATGCAGCGATTTAGATGCCTCTTTGTGAATAAAAAAGATGCAAAGCTTCTTAGGTGGCATGTTGAAGGGAGAAAATCTGATGGGATGCTTAGACACCCTGGTGACTCTCCACAATGGAGAACCATTGATGGAAATTTTCCTGAATTTACTGTGGAACCTAGAAATCTACGGCTTGGACTTTGTGCAAATGGCATGAATCCATATCGCACTATGAGCTCTAATTATAGCACGTGGCCAGTTCTTTTGACTGTTTATAATTTGCCTCCGTGGTTATACATGAAGCGCAAGTACATAATGTTGACGTTGCTAATCTCAGGTCCCAAGGAAGCGGGGAATAATATAGATGTTTATCTTCAGCCGCTTATTAAAGACTTAAAACTATTGTGGGATGAAGGTGTGACAGTTTATGATGCTTACAGTCAATCTGATTTCACTTTACGTGCCATGATATTTTACACCATAAGTGATTTTCCTACATATGGAAATCTTTCATGGTACACGACTAAAGGAGCTAAAGCATGTACAATTTGTGAAGAGGGCACGATTGATCAGAACTTAAAATATTGCAAGAAAAATGTATATATGGGTCATCGAGCATTTCTTCATTCTAATTACCCTTATCGAAGAAGAGATCTATTTTTTGGGATCTTCCATATTGGGAACACTTACAGGTCAGGCACTGTCTTGATTTTATGCATATTGAAAAAAAATGTTTATGAAAGCATTATTGGGACATTGTTGAATATACCTAGAAAGACAAAGGATGGAATCAAAGCAAATTTGGACATGGAAGAAATGGGAATACGAAAAGAACTAGCACCACAAATCACAGGAAAACGTTTATATTTGCCTTCGGCATGTTACACTCTGTCCAAAAAGGTGAAAATTAGCTTTTGTGAGTGTTTGTCGGGTGTTAAGTTTCCATCTGGATATTCTTCAAACATTAAAAGGCTTGTATTGATGCAAGATTTGAAATTGATGGGATTAAAATCACATGATTGTCATGTGTTAATGCAACATTTATTACCGATTGCCATTCAGGGGATATTGCCAAAGTATGTGAGATTGGTCATCACAAAATAA